The genomic stretch cTTTAAAACTTAGAATGAACAAACGTAGGTGCGGCAGAACAAATTTAGCATGTCAATTGTTCATGTGTCATAGTCtaaccaaataaacacaatCATCCGATATGGGACTATcttctaaatatttttgaagttttaattTGTACTTGAATGGATTAATGGTTGAAATTTATTCTTTAGTCTGACTTAGTTTTGAGTATAGCAAGGTGCAATCGAACCTGCAATTCTAAAGTCTCTCTAGTCTCAACCACCTAAAAATTGGATGTTATAGTTCTAacagcttcttcttcttcttttgtttttcctatGTGAAGCTAAACTCCTTTACAAGTTTGGCAATCCTCCCAAAGTCCAcgtaattataataaaatttctttcttattttgttgcaGCCACACCTTGACATATTTCTTGAATTCGTATTCAAGACTTGAAAGCAAATCAACTAAATGGATCAGTAATTTCTCTTCCTTTTCGTCCCATATTGTACTATTCAAGTTGAAAGACTAGACCTTAAGGATCTTCACAATTTTCAATATCATCCTAAAGTACTTTCTTTCTACTTTCTTTAACTAATTTAGAGAGGATGATCAATGGAGTCGCATAATTCAGTGGCTGACAACTATTGGCAACTAGGTTTGTTGCTCACCTTCAAGTCTACGACCCACCAAGACTCTAATGGAATCTAAAAGCACTCTTTCCAGAGTAGATAGAGTACTTCGAAActatgaaaagacaaaaatggCCTAAATCAATCATTACATTTACCACTCATGAAGATGGCTTATCGTTTTTGTTCTTCACAGCTAATTTGGCTTGCCGATTTAACCTCTTTGATGTACCCTGTTCTACATAGTCGTAGAATTTTCCACATAATCCACCGTGTTTGGAAAGTTTGGTTTCATGATCAAGGGGTAAAAATGATAAGAAGGGGAATTGACTCGTTTTAACTTTTATTATGATTACATGGATGATTCGGCATATAACTAGAATACCTTTACTTTTTTCACACAAGTTAAGATAGAATTTTCTATTTAAACGCGGTTTATTTGCGTAAAGAGAATGAAACCTCAAAAGAAGTTAGTAGGTTGTAACACTACATTTTCTTCAGAGTCGCATAAGATGAGTAGTTTTAGATTTCCAATAATCTTGACTTCTCTATTTTTAATAAATAGCACCATGGCAGGGTTCTAAAAAGTCCTTGATCCTCAAGTTGCATAGCTACTTTTCTGATCTTCACAGCTTGTTTTGTAGTTTGTTGATGTTGTTTCTTTATCATCTGCTGAATGTCCCATTGATAGGTACATTTTCCTTCAAGTTGTTTTTTCTCTCGAAATTCTCTTCCAAATAtgtaattgttttccttggCTTTTTCGAGTTTTATAACTGTAAGCGCCTGGGCTTATATCACTTGACATATTAGCATTTAACGAATGATTATCTATAGTAAGTGAAAAAAAGAATTCATTTATACTTTTCTTTGTATAATCAGCTCAAtaattagcaaaaaaaaaaaaaaactttgtcTATTACCCAATAACAAATCAATAATTAAGTGATTCACGAATTGAGCCCCACAAATTAAAGGTCCTTTGTTTAAATCCCCCTTCTCCCTTTCCGTTTTTTAAATTCCATCCCTCAACTactagaaaaaataataataaacaacaaaaacaaagtGATTCATGAACTGatttcacaaaaataaaaattggctAATTAACTAAACAACCAAGTGTCCCGTCCGAACAGtctttgaattttgaaaaacaaaaaacgtTAAAGGCGGTCCATTTTGTCTCGAATCTGAATCAAAGAAACTTGCGAGTATGACAAGGACTATAACTTGGAAATTTAACTTAAGGGTTTTCATACACACGTTGTGGAAATTCTTGCAAAGGTCCCTGTCTTAGCTCTTAATCCACTGGACCAATTTGTCTAAACTCTCTAGAAAGCAGAAAATTCTTCTACCTGTGACTATCTGCTAACTTTTCTGTGGCCTCCTTTGTTACCTAAAACAAAGGATTGCCTAATGAgctaaatgttttttttttttttttttggaaaacgGATTAAGATCAATGAGCCAaatgttttgtttttctttgacTATACTTGTATAGAATTAGTTCAGAGCAGCTGATGTAGAAGATATTTGATGTATTAGGAAGACTGTCCTTTGTAAAGCTCCTTGTTCTGataaacaaaatgaaattttgccaaaaaaaccaaaagaataaaataggGCAACTATCTTGTATCTTTCTAGTGCTGACTAATTTTACACATAATTACACCTTCAGTGGATATTCTTTATTAAGTTTCTGTATTGTGCGCCTTCCATCAGAAATTTCTCCAATgatgtttcttttccttttagtGATTTAATCACAGCCAATGTAGTTAGACAGATTTATGAAGGTAGACCTGATTTATCAGTCACCatataggttttttttttctttttcctttttatatgcATGATTACAAAAAAAATCCATTATATTAGGTGCAATACAACAAATTATAACTCAAAAAActattcacaaaaaaaaaaaaattacaactcAAGAATATTACAGACTTACCCACAAGTAGTAGGACTAAATTTTATGTGACCCTACTCGATATAGAATTttggttttcaatttttgggtaAGTACTAAATTTTCGTTTTGAACCATGTAATGTCCATTCGCAGGCTACCAAGCAAACTAATAAGGATAGATAAGGGTAATTTGTGCCTGAAGACTAATTTCATCTCTGTTTTATCGAAATTATAGGAAACCTctcaatttttcaaaatgcagcAATATGAAAATACGTGTACTTTACATTGTGAACACTATGAAAAATAGGGACATATGATGCAAAAGTTCCTTAACAAGTAAGGAATGCCATATCAATTTTTCATTTCTAAACTTCACTCCTTTGATACCATGACGCGTTCGCCCACCCCCTATGCATGACTTTCATTGACATATCCCATTTAGCATGCGAATTAACAAGTGAGATCTGTATATGTTTATGTGATCAAGACATGCATAGTAGTTGCCTTCGGATCTGGGGCTTCACAATTTATGTTCCATACAATTTCGCACAAGCTGACCTCtaatataaattaataaaatttttgtatAAATCAGGTCTAGTTTGATACTTTGATGTCAATAAGGCGTCGTTCAGTTGAAAGTTAATTATTATCATTCACTGTAAATTAAGGATGATTTGATATAAGTTGAAAGTAAATTATTAATTTACACCAACTTATATGAAATGGAACTTGTGAGACCCGATTTCGTTGCTTTTGGCCGACACAAAACTTCGCGACGCCAATCTTGAGAACACAAGTTTATTTTTTGCATTAAAGTTTGGCTTAAAAGTTTTAATTGCTAACCACAAACACATTAAGGCAAAGCAAAGACTTTCTTGACTTCTTGCTTTTACACTGTTGATCAAGTCTACGTCTACATGGATAATTATGGACGATTTGACAGAGACAATTCTGACAACACAGTTTCGTGAGACTTTCCTTTCAATAATCTACCGGAGACTTGGACTCTTCTTCAGCTCTATCTCCACGCTTGCTCTCTATAAACATGTCAGCTTGTGTTGTTCACTAAGAAATCTTCATTCTTTTAGAACAAAAATCAAGCTCGAAATCGGATCTGGCTCTTGTTATATTTTCCACAATTCAAACATTTTCTCAAGAAATGGACACCATATTGGAAGAAGATTGTCTTGCTTTTGACCTCAACATGGCTCCTGCAAGAAATACTAGTGACCCCCTGGTGTGTAGCACTAAAACCTTGATTCAAGGGACAGAGAAATAGAGCAAGTGTTATAATCCAGTAATTAAGTTATAATTTACGGGACTTATGGTGTTTTCTTTCCTCCTCTTTTGGATCAGAAGCCAGAGTTTGATGATGGTCATGATCTTGTTCTTGATGAAAGCAAGTCAACGTCAGGGGAAGAACAGGTGAGTCTTAGCTGATAATATTGCAATCTTATTTGTTTAGCTAAAACCAGCTGCAATCTCTATAAAGATGGCGGATAACAGTCTTCTGATAGAATTAAGtattaactctttttttttggcattatTTGCAGCCAGATATTTTGATAGACCAATTAAACCAGATAAAATCAGAGAACAAGAAGTTGAAGGAAATGCTTATTGACCTTCGCGAAAATTATCATATTTTGCAAAGCCATTTCATTGATTTGGTGCAAAAGTACTCCGGAGATGAGCTGCCTAAATCAAGGAAGAGGATGTTTGAAGCTGAAAACTCTTTCAATACCCATGCCAATGATGGTTATAAGGATAGCGTGCTTGAAGAAGGTGGATCACCAAAAAGGACAAGGGAAATCAGGACAAATATTTCAAGGGTTCATGTGCGTGTTAATCTATCTGATACAAGCTTAGTAAGTTCCAATTAATACTGAAATTCATCTGATTCTCTTCATTTCTAATTTCTAGTAGTAGCACACTGGCATAACTTAACAATTTTCTTCTTGTTACAGGCAGTGAAGGATGGATATCATTGGCGAAAATATGGACAAAAGGTTACCAAAGATAATCCATCTCCCAGAGCCTATTACAAGTGCTCTTTTGCTCCATCTTGCCAGGTGAAGAAAAAGGTGAGCTTTATTTTGTTCTTCCTTTCATTATCCTGATTTTCTGCGCGAAAAGGTAAGATACAATTGATACAGATACAATACAAATTTACTTTTTATGAATTGAAGGAAGCCAAGGCCTAGTGGAGAAATGGGGATTGATATTTCTGaatgtttattttcttgtatgaTTTAAAGGTACAAAGAAGTGTAGGAGATCCATCAATTTTGATAGCTACATATGAAGGAGAGCACAACCATCAACGCCCTTTGAATGCTGAAACGTTGGTTTCATCAGCACATGGTGCTGCTTCTGCAGCTTTTTCACCTGGCTTGAAACGCTTCGAGTTTTCTTCGAGGCCAAAGGAGACAGTTGATTTCACCAATCATGGGTTGTGTGCTAAATTTCAGAGGTCAGTTTCGGAAATTGGAAGCAACTCTATTGAACAGTTAATGGTTGAACAAATAGTTTCTTCATTGACAAGGAATCCCAGTTTTACAACCGCACTTGCAACAGCAATTTCAGGAAGACTTTTGAGTCGTGATTCTGATCAGGAGAAATGAGTTTAAAGCTTTCGGCTACTTAGGAAATTTAGAAAGCCTTGCGACTGCACCATAAATAAACACACATACACACGCACACGTATGTTTGTATGTATATTTGGTGGAAAtcttttgaaataattactacgCCACGTTTTGTAatttgatgtatgtaagataaaaaagtagtcagaaaaataaaaaaaatgattgaaaaacgCATTTGTGGTgcaagtcaatttttttttatacaaataATGACCATTACGAAAGCACAAATTTTTTTGGAGGTAAACTGCACATACACCCATGTGGTTAATTGGTTGTTAAGATACGCCCTTTGTGGTTCAAAAATATTCACTTACCCCCTTGTACTTTGGATTTAAGCGGAAAACAGATGCAAATGGACTCTACTAGTGGAAATTTAACCCTATACTATCCATTAATGGAAGTGATTACTTGTTCCTAATAATGTTAGACCTTAGTCACTTGTTCCTAATAATGTTAGACCTTAGTAATGTTTTTCTTTCAAAGATGCCTACAAATGAATGTTTACACATCATAAAAAGGATCAAACATTTGCACTCCAATAGTGatgatttgaaattttttttatagattGCAAACACTGATTTGGAGACatttatgaaagaaaaatattattaaGACCTCATATAATTAGAATCAAGTAAATAGTTACACTCTTAGAGCACGTATAGTGAAATCTCCTTTTGCAAAGTCCATTTCCATATGTTTTTTTTCCTATATTCAAAGTACAAGGAGTGTGAGTAGACATTTTTAAACCACAAGTAGTGTATGTTAAAATGCAGTTAATCACAGGGGGAACATGAGAAATTTGCCcttttttggaaaagaaaataaaagccATGCTGATAGAGTTATTGGAGAAAGCTATCCTCGGTatagcatatatatatattttgtcaGCACTTCATCTGAGTGAGATtgactatttttactaaattaCACAATCATGGTTGGAGTTTTTGATAGTCCAATTCAATTTTCTAGGCTAGCTCTGTAAACAATTTTTACTAAATTACACTAAACAAGATGAAATTTTTATTGTTCAAGTTTGTTTAACAGCCAATATATAAAGGGGAGAATAGATCTCAAGTCCAAATGGAATACGCATGCCCAAAGGTAATTTAGGCTTCATAGATTTAAGATAGATAGGATTGAGCCTAAATGGCAGCAATAATAGCCATTAAAATGGGAATAGTTGGGATTAATTGGGAATTCCATGTGTCCCAACCTATTTGCTTTGTCTTTTATATCATTTGTAAGTGAGAGGTCTAAAAGCTTACTTATTAGTAGTTAAACCTATTTGTCCATTTAAACATCtcaatgatttatttatttcaaaatgAGGTTGTCCATgcaataaatatatatatattttttacaaaaaaacaaagaaaaaaaatgtgacTGATTCGACTAAAGCATATCATGTTTTGAGGTTCATGGGAGAACTCGAACTTTATAAGAGGAAAGGGGACCGGGAAGCACTTGAAAGCCGAACCATGAATCTCATGCTCACATAGTTAATGTTTCTATTGTCTAAGTTATGTCTTGGGGACATGTCATTTATTACTATATTAAAGGTACGTAACATATTATAAATTGTGCAGAATCCTCGTAGCCTTGATAAGACTTTCCAAAACGCACTTCATGATTTATGGACTTAAAAATAGAAT from Coffea eugenioides isolate CCC68of chromosome 8, Ceug_1.0, whole genome shotgun sequence encodes the following:
- the LOC113781053 gene encoding probable WRKY transcription factor 40; its protein translation is MDTILEEDCLAFDLNMAPARNTSDPLKPEFDDGHDLVLDESKSTSGEEQPDILIDQLNQIKSENKKLKEMLIDLRENYHILQSHFIDLVQKYSGDELPKSRKRMFEAENSFNTHANDGYKDSVLEEGGSPKRTREIRTNISRVHVRVNLSDTSLAVKDGYHWRKYGQKVTKDNPSPRAYYKCSFAPSCQVKKKVQRSVGDPSILIATYEGEHNHQRPLNAETLVSSAHGAASAAFSPGLKRFEFSSRPKETVDFTNHGLCAKFQRSVSEIGSNSIEQLMVEQIVSSLTRNPSFTTALATAISGRLLSRDSDQEK